Proteins from a single region of Lampris incognitus isolate fLamInc1 chromosome 16, fLamInc1.hap2, whole genome shotgun sequence:
- the LOC130126669 gene encoding tubby-related protein 4-like, with the protein MPRNYEPGHSVGMLAAVEHGPILCSDSNILCLSWKGRVPKSEKDKPVCRRRYYEEGWLATGNGRGVVGVTFTSSHCRRDRNTPQRINFNLRGHNSEVVLVRWNEPFQKLATCDMEGGIFVWIQYEGRWSVELVNDRGAQVSDFTWSHDGTQALIAYRDGFVLVGSVSGQRHWSSEINLESQITCGIWTPDDQQVLFGTADGQVIVMDCHGRMLAHVLLHESDGIVSMSWNCPSFLVEDSTESDTDSDDNILPLGVYPACLYVMFLYSFQVRRVKPLLTVSFLSGDISLMNNYDDLSPHIIHSGLKDVEVQWCSQGDLLAVAGMERLGLPADSACASAMRNALVKFYNVQGEHIYTLETPAQRPITTICWGHRDSRLFLACGPALYVVRVEHRVASLQLLCQQGIASALREERDVGKLNMPSLLCSYVTTAFIPTIKPPIPDPNNIRDFVSYPTAGNERLHCTMKRAEDNPEAGGPCYTLYLEHLGGLVPILKGRRISKLRPEFIIMDPKTDSKAEEVCVNPMVSYTDSCNCSDSSDIELSDEWVGKKSPKLSRGNRSPKLSRMNMESRKSPKVSRANPEGSRSPRLPMKKPPARSPSLTRREFSMDGITEHNYLAQVTSNIWGTKFKIVGLASFLPANLGAVIYKTSLLHLQPRQMTIYLPEVRKISLDFMSLPVFNPSVFSEDEDDLPVMGPSGVGGDNPPCTVNIPIAPIHSPAQAMSPTQSIGLVQSLLANQNIQLDVLTNPTATAAAAAVASAATVPVAERSQDPVAAPYPVPARYSNPGQVIFNGLEMSPLLPGTLPPPPPPPHHLPPHPHPQRSHSQPLHQQPLKQLQQLHAQQHQQMHQNQQQILNPQQQLQEMRQQQQELRQQQQQIQRQQEQIQRQRQQMQQQLKMQMSLPPPPSGYPTISLQQLHLLPQIPPPAATVETRLERVEHGYTLKPSLPRTLPPSFVDSEGSVEIQMRKVNPPPPYPGTAVSATGTGASASAIPQTLITNCDSPSILAPEPCLKKEEFLLHPVTLQYQTPLGYERITTFDSSGNVEEVCRPRRRLIRNQNTYTIQGISGSATLKVTSSESKKIQLPYSSATLSRLSVPRYTIPSGDPPPYPDPANQVTATLPPPQRIDNSLIHATLRRERRDIGLKVPQMIESSRTLPTKSKMNSALALSYQQRVPTALYTCTQCSSNSSSTRKGAHHSTIIVHSKSASALASQSSYNLLSPPDNSRDRTVYVNSAFTEDETLNQQCHLEKSVHHLTLGDVGLTVKRPPPYQWDTSPSEEFWLSPEQTMLSPPPGAHKPPPMIFSQSQHLDMTRLPFVLTTKPPNSPSTSTLTFPSGYQIALSPFPPGVGHSGPPLQTLQNPSPPQCTPNEMVAPVSFPQQEPALVLPPGYPPNLTSLACCPLPPMYPGTSACAGLQLHPINLHPWNPYPCPPPMQDPPSHPAPPLPAKTHQMIEKPILSPPPPTAPPPPPPLPPLPPPPTEPPPSRSVTEDPAESANNFPEPSSLNESPVPQEPDRFNKKSRKRLDSRAEEANMPAVSEGKSRKEGRALSDFNTLISSPRLSGREKKKPKSQREQLNKTKKMSRTANEFQDSSESEPELFISGDELMNQNQSSKKSWKNKRSLRMASELEEIKCRKASEREDRSLGSQGFVYVMANKQPLWNEATQVYQLDFGGRVTQESAKNFQIELDGRQVMQFGRIDGNAYILDFQYPFSAVQAFAVALANVTQRLK; encoded by the exons CCTGGTCACTCAGTAGGGATGTTGGCTGCCGTGGAACATGGTCCCATCCTCTGCAGCGACTCCAACATCCTGTGCCTCTCGTGGAAAGGCCGAGTCCCCAAGAGCGAGAAGGACAAGCCCGTGTGCCGGCGCCGCTACTACGAGGAGGGCTGGCTCGCCACGGGCAACGGGAGAGGAGTCGTGGGTGTGACGTTTACGTCCAGTCACTGTCGGAGGGACCGGAACACCCCCCAGAGAATCAACTTCAACCTGCGAGGACACAACAGCGAG GTGGTGCTGGTGCGTTGGAATGAACCCTTCCAGAAGCTGGCCACGTGTGACATGGAGGGAGGGATTTTCGTGTGGATCCAGTATGAAGGAAGATGGTCTGTGGAGCTGGTTAACGACCGCGGAGCCCAG GTGAGCGACTTCACCTGGTCGCACGACGGCACGCAGGCCCTCATTGCCTACAGGGATGGCTTCGTCTTAGTCGGGTCGGTtagcggacaaagacactggtcCTCTGAGATCAACCTGGAGAGTCAAATCACCTGCGGCATCTGGACGCCTGACGACCAGCAG GTGTTGTTTGGAACTGCAGATGGTCAGGTGATAGTGATGGATTGCCACGGGAGAATGCTCGCCCATGTTTTGTTGCACGAGTCTGACGGGATTGTGAGCATGTCGTGGAACTGCCCCAGTTTCCTGGTGGAGGACAGTACAGAGAGCGACACTGACTCGGACGACAATATCCTTCCTTTAGGTGTATACCCG GCATGCTTATATGTTATGTTTTTATATTCTTTCCAAGTGCGAAGGGTCAAGCCTTTGTTGACCGTCAGCTTTTTATCTGGAGATATCAGTTTAATGAACAACTACGATGACCTTTCCCCTCACATCATCCACTCAGGACTGAAAG ATGTGGAGGTCCAGTGGTGTTCTCAGGGAGACCTCTTGGCAGTCGCTGGCATGGAGAGACTCGGACTTCCTGCTGATTCTGCCTGTGCGTCCGCTATGAGAAACGCCCTGGTTAAGTTTTACAACGTCCAAGGAGAACACATCTACACTTTAGAGACGCCTGCCCAG CGACCCATCACCACCATCTGTTGGGGTCACAGAGACTCACGTCTGTTCCTGGCGTGTGGCCCAGCGCTCTATGTGGTGCGAGTTGAACACCGGGTGGCGAGCCTGCAGCTGCTGTGCCAGCAGGGCATCGCCAGCGCCCTGCGGGAGGAAAGAGACGTGGGGAAGCTCAACATGCCCTCCCTGCTCTGTTCCTACGTCACCACGGCCTTCATACCCACCATCAAG CCTCCAATTCCAGACCCCAACAACATCCGTGACTTTGTCAGTTACCCTACGGCAGGAAACGAGAGGCTCCACTGCACCATGAAGCGTGCAGAAGACAACCCCGAGGCAGGGGGGCCCTGCTACACTCTCTACCTGGAGCACCTGGGGGGTCTCGTACCCATCCTGAAGGGACGGCGCATCAGCAAACTACGGCCAGAGTTCATCATCATGGACCCAAAAACAGACAGCAAAGCCG AGGAAGTGTGTGTGAATCCGATGGTCTCCTACACAGACAGCTGTAACTGTTCGGACTCCAGTGACATTGAGCTGAGTGACGAGTGGGTCGGCAAAAAGTCTCCCAAATTATCAAGAGGAAACCGATCACCCAAACTCTCCAG AATGAACATGGAATCGAGGAAGTCTCCCAAAGTGTCGCGGGCTAACCCAGAAGGCTCTCGCTCTCCCCGTTTGCCCATGAAGAAGCCTCCAGCCCGCTCCCCCAGCCTGACCCGCCGCGAGTTCTCCATGGATGGAATCACTGAG CATAATTACCTGGCTCAGGTAACATCCAACATCTGGGGAACAAAGTTCAAAATTGTTGGGCTCGCATCTTTCCTGCCAGCAAATCTCGGTGCAG TCATCTACAAGACCAGTTTGCTTCATCTGCAACCAAGGCAGATGACTATCTACCTTCCAGAGGTGCGAAAGATTTCACTCGATTTCATGAGCCTGCCTGTTTTCAACCCCAGTGTCTTCAGCGAGGATGAGGATGACCTGCCAG tgATGGGTCCATCAGGAGTTGGTGGAGACAATCCTCCCTGCACAGTCAATATCCCCATCGCTCCCATCCACAGCCCGGCTCAGGCCATGTCTCCTACACAGAGCATTGGCTTGGTCCAGTCCCTGTTAGCCAATCAGAATATCCAGCTCGATGTCCTGACCAATCCCACAGCCACAGCGGCAGCAGCTGCAGTGGCATCTGCAGCTACCGTCCCGGTTGCAGAAAGAAGCCAGGATCCAGTGGCAGCACCATACCCAGTTCCTGCAAGATACTCTAACCCAGGACAGGTGATCTTCAATGGCCTGGAGATGAGTCCTCTCCTTCCTGGTACCCTACCTCCTCCTCCACCGCCACCCCACCATCTCCCACCCCATCCTCACCCACAGCGCTCTCACTCACAGCCGCTGCATCAACAGCCATTAAAGCAACTGCAGCAGTTACAC GCCCAgcaacaccaacaaatgcatcaAAACCAGCAGCAGATACTGAATCCACAGCAGCAGCTCCAAGAGatgaggcagcagcagcaggagctccgccagcagcagcagcagatccAGAGACAGCAGGAGCAAATCCAGAGGCAGCGCCAGCAGATGCAACAGCAGCTGAAGATGCAGATGTCCCTGCCCCCTCCTCCATCCGGCTACCCGACCATCTCCTTGCAacagctccacctcctgcctCAGATCCCACCCCCAGCTGCCACGGTGGAAACCAGGCTGGAGAGGGTGGAGCATGGGTACACTCTGAAGCCGAGTCTGCCCCGAACTTTGCCTCCATCATTTGTGGATAGTGAAGGGTCTGTGGAGATTCAGATGAGGAAGGTGAACCCTCCTCCTCCATACCCTGGTACTGCAGTGTCCGCAACTGGAACGGGGGCCTCAGCTTCTGCCATCCCTCAAACCCTCATCACCAACTGTGACAGCCCCAGCATCCTGGCACCAGAGCCCTGCCTGAAGAAGGAGGAATTCCTGCTCCACCCGGTTACTTTACAGTACCAGACACCTTTGGGATATGAGAGGATCACCACCTTTGACAGCAGCGGTAATGTGGAGGAGGTTTGTCGGCCGCGTCGACGTCTCATTCGTAACCAAAACACCTACACCATTCAAGGCATCAGTGGTTCTGCAACCCTTAAAGTAACCTCGTCTGAGAGTAAGAAGATACAGCTTCCTTACAGCTCTGCAACTTTAAGCCGTCTGTCTGTCCCCCGGTATACTATACCCAGTGGAGACCCTCCCCCTTACCCGGATCCGGCCAATCAGGTCACTGCAACACTTCCCCCTCCTCAGAGAATTGACAACAGTCTGATTCATGCCACCCTGAGACGAGAGCGCAGGGATATAGGCCTTAAAGTACCACAGATGATTGAGAGTTCAAGAACCTTGCCCACCAAATCGAAGATGAACAGTGCGCTGGCACTCTCCTACCAGCAGAGGGTCCCCACTGCACTGTACACATGCACCCAGTGCAGCAGTAACAGCAGTAGCACCA GGAAAGGTGCGCATCACAGCACCATCATCGTGCACTCCAAAAGTGCCTCAGCGCTGGCCTCCCAGTCCTCTTACAACTTGCTGAGCCCTCCAGACAACAGCAGGGACAGGACTGTGTATGTCAACTCTGCCTTTACTGAAGACGAGACTTTGAACCAGCAGTGTCACCTCGAAAAATCTGTACATCACCTGACTCTCGGAGATGTTGGGTTGACTGTCAAACGCCCACCACCTTACCAATGGGACACCTCACCCTCTGAGGAGTTCTGGCTCTCCCCAGAGCAAACCATGTTATCTCCTCCGCCAGGAGCACACAAACCCCCACCCATGATCTTCAGTCAGTCTCAGCACTTAGACATGACCCGGCTGCCTTTTGTGCTCACAACCAAACCTCCCAACAGTCCTAGTACAAGTACACTTACTTTCCCATCAGGTTACCAGATAGCACTCTCGCCTTTTCCTCCAGGTGTGGGCCACAGTGGACCCCCTTTACAGACCCTGCAGAACCCTTCACCACCTCAGTGCACTCCAAACGAGATGGTTGCTCCAGTGTCGTTTCCCCAGCAGGAACCAGCATTGGTCTTACCACCAGGATACCCACCCAACCTCACTAGCTTGGCCTGCTGCCCCCTTCCCCCAATGTACCCTGGGACAAGCGCATGTGCTGGGCTTCAGCTACACCCCATAAACCTACACCCCTGGAACCCCTACCCCTGCCCACCTCCCATGCAAGACCCGCCATCGCATCCAGCGCCCCCCCTGCCTGCCAAAACCCATCAGATGATAGAGAAGCCGAtcctttcccctccccccccgacagcaccacctcccccaccccccctcccgccccttcctcctcctcccacagAGCCGCCACCATCCAGAAGTGTTACAGAGGATCCAGCAGAATCCGCCAATAATTTCCCAGAGCCGTCATCGTTGAATGAAAGTCCTGTCCCACAGGAGCCAGATCGCTTCAACAAGAAGAGCCGCAAACGTCTTGACAGCCGAGcagaggaggccaacatgcctgcgGTGTCCGAGGGCAAGTCCAGAAAGGAAGGGCGCGCACTTTCCGACTTCAACACACTCATCTCCAGCCCCAGACTCAGcggcagagagaaaaagaagcCCAAAAGCCAACGAGAGCAGCTCAACAAAACCAAGAAGATGAGCCGGACCGCAAATGAGTTCCAGGACAGCTCTGAGAGCGAGCCTGAGCTGTTCATCAGTGGTGATGAGCTCATGAACCAAAACCAGAGCAGTAAAAAGAGCTGGAAGAACAAACGCAGCTTGCGGATGGCAAGCGAGCTGGAGGAGATAAAGTGCCGAAAGGCAAGTGAGAGAGAGGACCGTAGTTTGGGAAGCCAGGGCTTTGTTTACGTCATGGCCAATAAGCAGCCATTATGGAATGAAGCAACACAGGTCTACCAGCTGGACTTTGGAGGGCGAGTTACTCAGGAGTCCGCCAAGAACTTTCAGATTGAGCTGGATGGCAGACAG GTGATGCAGTTTGGGCGTATAGATGGGAATGCCTACATCCTGGATTTCCAGTATCCTTTCTCGGCTGTGCAGGCGTTTGCTGTTGCCTTAGCCAACGTGACTCAAAGGCTGAAGTGA